The Cryptococcus neoformans var. neoformans B-3501A chromosome 7, whole genome shotgun sequence genome window below encodes:
- a CDS encoding hypothetical protein (Match to EST gb|CF185676.1|CF185676; HMMPfam hit to HATPase_c, Histidine kinase-, DNA gyrase B-, and HSP90-like ATPase, score: 231.3, E(): 1.7e-66; HMMPfam hit to Response_reg, Response regulator receiver domain, score: 189.9, E(): 5e-54): MLENGSIDYSTLPTRYLESYPYPSLVLLVPIQPPSQPSQEELDEFPSPSFNTEAPKPFTRADHGTSQPFDIVWANEKWRNLTNDQSLLNCLNVREARKLGNWIGGVKEATGNGKEQIAHVAKAVGVGIPEALAKMISNQSSSEFSAAQMLHSADPGQGQMLQPPEDFWAPEHPYEDRSTKSDHLSNSSELTGIEVEEGMQSNPATVTIELVNPGTVTLEFTKTIVPVTRLGAGGLKAPMNTHSFVIITTVPKSLFVPNSSFQSSPLTSPKLQGVQDEAATKSDYPLAIPKTTILSPSQSPPPLPLSTAPQSSLTPNPDPNNISSAKNSPIDELKGLGILSPSKKHSAPLMFNGDGTVSRQIQELEANGESRTNVDVLMDQTDWSKTPLGPPEQWSQSLKTIVGLVLNYPHQCCLWWGEELTLIYNEPYARAIHKHPDIFGMSGPVAWSEIWNSIGPLSELVLSGTPIWKEDDFLLFKQLPHQGEGVWEEYHTWMWVPVLQEDGTFGGLWNATVRTTKKVLAERRTATVREMGQRTSIARTMDEFNAAVCEILESNPRDVPFAALYRVEPTLPSKGKGQGTNTAEITKSDPNEVQVDVTLVGRVGIPENHPSTPSSMSFPIRQRRGSSTNRFPQGLNNSPAMSLISSTGGISHIPLGGTGAGESEPHPTPELKHWPIREALQCKSLILVEDVAGLIKDYPIRVWDELPNAAIVVPISSDSEEGIPSAVLVLGLNIRRPFDEDYESFIHVLRLQLASGIAAVRSYEAERLRLDELAALDRAKSLLFSNVSHELRTPLTLISGPIEDLLMETKNGPKKEMLLMARRNLRLEAGRLRGTFRPVNLGIMTRDLALLFKATIEKAKLKYIIEVDTSPENVFVDPEHWEKIVFNLIGNAMKYTMTGFVKIKLYYSSGQAILIVQDSGVGIPRSDIHLIGERFHRVQSVSRSHEGTGIGLSLTKELINLHGGAFEIESFTEEESIDGSHGSTFRVKIPIGSDHLPFEAIDTGRMPNMPQLTYGRGLVDEAMQWVRDRETGSVVSSDESSSALTGDSSGMGSSKPIDPNTLYFQKEDVIMLVEDSSDTRRYMKSIFSQYCQVVEARDGQEALELCHKSIPNLIISDVMMPRLNGFEFLAALKESKDLKMVPVIMLTARGADESKVDGIMAGAEDYLAKPFSAREIVARAHMQLQLGKKRRHLEEAFEERTAELRALAEFSPVGIFRTDQNGNITFANSAWYKVSGYPMNEPVVDWIDVIIAPHEREAARAFWKEALTSREKSLMGDWEYTNGRWITVTIIRLDAISNGSVGLKGLLGCVTDITERKAHEESQRRQVIEAEQRRLDAEEAKRQQELLIDITSHEIRNPISSVMQIIKTNLLSLQEQLHIAMDNHTPFTPTRQLMNNIEEDLEALESIYQCGLTQERISNDVLSLGRIQLDMLQMFDVEFDLSKEAQSIISIFQNEARMKRISLSLKTGDNNKNLGIRYVKADLVRLNQITTNLLSNAIRFTATSSIRHIEVRTDISFDPPEEGTCAVAKNVLSQPPVLKDDMPIFVFLEVADTGPGLSEDECQKLFQRFSQVSPKTHTIFGGSGLGLFVCRKLAELMGGSIEVVSEKGKGSTFRFYIKAKTCRTSPATGNGLRANIKAQRNTARYFGLRRKPHVLIVEDNLINQTVLARQLKHCNLTCDVANNGLEALEKIRKVSSMENEPDGQAFDCVLMDLEMPVMDGLTAVGHIREEENAGKLKKNLIIALTGNARQAQIDLAKASGMDEVVIKPYRLDDLLHKIDEVIKIRAADENEGINQEVEVEARAVEQAREIARAVESGTDKD, encoded by the exons ATGTTAGAAAACGGCAGCATTGACTACTCGACGCTGCCTACACGGTATCTCGAG TCCTATCCCTACCCATCCTTGGTACTTTTGGTCCCTATACAGCCGCCTTCACAACCTTCTCaggaagagttggacgAATTTCCATCGCCCTCGTTCAATACAGAAGCACCCAAACCATTTACACGTGCGGACCACGGAACATCGCAGCCATTTGACATCGTTTGGGCGAATGAAAAGTGGAGAAACCTGACCAATGACCAGTCATTGTTGAATTGCCTCAATGTGAGAGAAGCACGAAAACTTGGGAATTGGATTGGAGGTGTCAAAGAAGCTACAGGAAACGGGAAGGAGCAGATCGCCCATGTTGCAAAGGCTGTTGGTGTGGGGATACCGGAAGCGCTGGCAAAAATGATTTCAAatcaatcatcatcggAGTTCTCTGCAGCTCAAATGCTTCATTCGGCCGATCCTGGACAAGGTCAAATGCTTCAACCGCCAGAAGATTTCTGGGCTCCTGAACATCCCTACGAAGACCGCTCAACTAAATCTGACCATTTGTCCAACTCGAGTGAGTTGACAGGGattgaagtggaggaagggatgcAGAGCAACCCTGCGACAGTAACAATTGAGCTAGTGAACCCCGGGACGGTGACTCTGGAATTTACAAAGACAATCGTACCCGTCACGAGATTAGGTGCAGGCGGTTTAAAGGCGCCGATGAACACGCATTCTTTTGTGATTATTACAACTGTACCCAAGTCCCTCTTTGTACCCAACTCATCGTTCCAGTCAAGCCCATTGACTAGCCCCAAGCTGCAGGGAGTACAGGACGAGGCTGCCACGAAGTCCGATTATCCTCTTGCTATTCCCAAGACCACTATACTTTCACCCTCCCAATCCCCGCCTCCTTTGCCGCTCAGTACTGCTCCTCAATCATCTCTTACGCCAAACCCTGATCCAAACAACATTTCATCCGCAAAAAACTCTCCAATCGATGAGCTCAAGGGCCTTGGCATCTTGTCGCCCAGCAAGAAACATTCTGCGCCGTTGATGTTCAATGGGGATGGTACAGTTAGCCGCCAGATACAAGAGCTCGAAGCCAACGGGGAATCGAGAACCAATGTGGATGTGTTAATGGATCAGACTGATTGGTCGAAGACGCCACTGGGTCCGCCAGAACAGTGGTCGCAAAGTCTAAAGACCATTG TGGGTTTGGTACTTAATTACCCTCATCAGTGCTGCCTTTGGTGGGGCGAAGAGCTTACCCTGATTTACAATGAGCCCTATGCCCGA GCGATTCACAAACATCCAGACATTTTTGGAATGTCAGGCCCTGTTGCATGGTCAGAGATCTGGAATTCAATTGGTCCATTGTCAGAACTAGTTCTTAGCGGTACTCCAAtatggaaggaagatg ATTTCTTACTCTTCAAACAACTCCCTCATCAAGGTGAGGGTGTCTGGGAAGAGTACCATACCTGGATGTGGGTGCCTGTTTTGCAGGAAGATGGAACCTTTGGAGGTTTGTGGAATGCAACTGTCCGTACCACAAAGAAAGTTTTGGCGGAAAGGAGGACTGCTACAGTACGGGAAATGGGGCAGAGAACGT CGATTGCGAGAACGATGGACGAATTCAATGCTGCGGTATGTGAGATCTTAGAGAGTAACCCTCGAGATGTTCCATTTGCTGCTTTGTATCGAGTCGAACCTACTTTACCGT caaaagggaagggacAGGGGACAAATACTGCTGAAATCACGAAGAGTGATCCAAATGAAGTCCAGGTTGACGTGACTCTGGTAGGAAGAGTTGGGATTCCTGAAAACCACCCATCTACCCCGTCTTCCATGTCCTTCCCTATTCGCCAAAGACGCGGCAGTTCCACCAACCGTTTCCCTCAGGGTCTCAATAACTCCCCAGCAATGTCCCTGATTTCATCCACTGGCGGAATTTCTCATATCCCTCTGGGAGGTACTGGCGCGGGGGAGAGTGAGCCTCATCCTACGCCCGAGCTCAAGCATTGGCCTATCCGAGAGGCGTTACAGTGCAAGAGTCTAATTCTGGTGGAAGACGTTGCTGGCCTCATCAAGGATTACCCCATAAGGGTTTGGGATGAACTACCGAACGCGGCGATTGTGGTACCCATCAGCAGTGATTCAGAGGAAGGCATACCAAGTGCAGTGTTGGTCTTAGGCCTAAACATCAGAAGACCTTTTGATGAGGACTATGAGTCGTTCATT CATGT ATTGAGGTTGCAACTGGCGTCAGGTATAGCGGCTGTCCGTTCTTACGAGGCGGAGAGACTAAGGCTAGACGAATTAGCTGCATTAGATCGCGCCAAA AGTCTTCTGTTTTCCAACGTCAGTCATGAACTAAG GACACCTCTGACCCTTATCTCTGGTCCAATCGAAGATCTTTTAATGGAGACCAAAAATGGACCTAAGAAAGAGATGCTGTTAATGGCACGTCGTAACCT TCGACTAGAAGCTGGTCGATTAAGAGGAACGTTTAGGCCTGTCAACCTGGGTATCATGACAAGAGATTTGGCCTTGCTTTTCAAGGCCACGATTGAGAAG GCCAAGCTCAAGTATATCATCGAAGTAGATACTTCTCCCGAAAACGTATTTGTCGACCCTGAGCACTGG GAGAAAATCGTTTTCAACCTGATTG GTAACGCTATGAAGTATACGATGACTGGTTTCGTCAAAATTAAGCTCTATTACTCATCTGGCCAGGCGATTCTTATTGTGCAAGATAGTGGTGTCGGTATTCCTC GCTCAGACATCCATCTCATCGGCGAGCGCTTCCATCGGGTGCAATCTGTCAGCAGGTCTCATGAGGGAACCGGCATCGGACTGTCGTTGACGAAA GAACTCATCAATCTCCACGGTGGCGCCTTCGAGATTGAAAGCTTcacagaggaagagtcaATTGACGGCTCAC ATGGCTCAACATTTAGAGTCAAGATACC AATTGGTAGTGACCACTTGCCCTTTGAGGCCATTGATACCGGTCGAATGCCTAACATGCCCCAATTAACGTATGGGCGGGGTTTGGTAGACGAAGCTATGCAATGGGTCCGAGATCGCGAAACTGGCAGCGTGGTTTCTTCAGACGAATCCAGCTCGGCCCTCACTGGTGATTCATCAGGAATGGGTAGTAGCAAGCCGATTGATCCCAATACACTCTACTTCcagaaagaggatgtgATAATGCTTGTAGAAG ACTCCTCCGATACAAGGCGTTACATGAAGTCGATCTTCAGTCAGTACTGCCAAGTCGTTGAAGCTCGTGATGGCCAAGAAGCTTTGGAGCTCTGTCATAAATCGATACCTAATTTGATAATTTCCGATGTTATGATGCCTCGC CTTAATGGTTTTGAATTCCTTGCGGCCTTGAAAGAATCCAAGGATCTCAAAATGGTACCCGTAATAATGCT GACCGCTCGTGGAGCCGATGAGTCCAAAGTTGACGGTATTATGGCTGGAGCCGAAG ACTATCTCGCGAAACCATTCAGTGCTCGAGAGATCGTAGCTCGTGCCCATATGCA ATTGCAACTTGGCAAGAAGCGTAGACATCTCGAAGAAGCATTTGAAGAACGAACAGCAGAGCTAAGAGCTTTGGCAGAGT TCTCCCCTGTCGGCATCTTCCGAACGGACCAGAATGGTAACATCACGTTTGCCAATAGCGCTTG GTACAAGGTGTCAGGTTACCCAATGAATGAACCGGTCGTCGACTGGATTGATGTTATTATTGCCCCACATGAGCGCGAAGCAGCTAGGGCGTTTTGGAAAGAAGCCTTGACCTCGCGGGAAAAGTCTTTGATGGGTGATTGGGAGTATACCAATGGCCGTTGGA TCACTGT AACAATCATTCGTTTAGACGCAATTTCTAATGGATCGGTCGGTCTCAAG GGGCTGCTTGGATGTGTC ACGGACATCACGGAAAGGAAAGCTCATGAGGAGTCGCAACGCCGTCAGGTGATAGAAGCCGAGCAACGTAGACTGGATGCTGAGGAAGCGAAGCGACAACAGGAATTGCTCATTGACATCACATC CCATGAAATTCGAAACCCTATCAGCAGTGTAATGCAGATaa TCAAAACCAACCTTCTGTCCTTGCAGGAACAGCTCCACATCGCTATGGATAATCACACGCCCTTCACTCCTACTCGCCAGTTGATGAACAATATCGAAGAGGATCTTGAAGCACTTGAGAGCATCTACCAATGTGGTCTTACTCAAGAAAGGATCAGTAATGATGTACTTTCCTTGGGAAGAATTCAGCTAG ATATGCTTCAGATGTTTGATGTCGAATTCGATCTCTCAAAAGAGGCTCAAAGCATCATTTCAATCTTCCAGAATGAAgcaaggatgaagagaataTCGCTGTCTCTCAAGACTGGGGATAACAATAAGAACCTGGGAATTCGCTATGTCAAGGCCGATTTGGTAAGGCTCAACCAAAT CACAACAAACTTACTGTCCAACGCTATCCGTTTCACTGCCACCAGCT ctATTCGACATATCGAAGTTCGAACCGATATCAGTTTTGATCCACCTGAAGAAGGAACTTGTGCGGTAGCTAAAAATGTCCTTTCTCAGCCTCCTGTACTTAAGGATGATATGCCGatcttcgtctttctcGAAG TCGCCGACACTGGTCCCGGTTTATCCGAAGACGAATGTCAAAAACTTTTCCAAAGATTCTCACAAGTCTCTC CGAAAACTCACACCATATTTGGTGGCTCTGGCCTTGGATTGTTTGTCTGTCGAA AATTGGCTGAATTAA TGGGCGGCAGCATAGAAGTTGTCAGtgaaaagggcaaaggcAGCACATTCCGCTTCTACATAAAAGCCAAGACATGTCGAACGTCTCCTGCAACGGGTAATGGTCTTCGAGCCAATATAAAGGCTCAGCGAAACACAGCACGATACTTTGGCTTAAGAAGAAAACCTCATGTCTTGATTGTGGAAGATAACCTGATCAACCAAACTGTGCTGGCGAGGCAACTGAAGCATTGTAATCTGACTTGCGACG TGGCAAACAATGGCCTAGAAGCCCTTGAGAAGATCAGGAAAGTCTCAAGTATGGAAAATGAACCTGACGGCCAGGCGTTTGACTGTGTCCTCATGGATCTTGAGATGCCTG TAATGGACGGTCTCACTGCTGTTGGGCATatcagagaagaagaaaatgctGGAAAATTGAAGAAAAACCTTATCATAGCTCTGA CTGGTAATGCTCGACAAGCGCAAATCGACCTGGCGAAGGCGAGCGGGATGGATGAAGTCGTCATCAAACCTTATCGATTA GATGACTTACTTCATAAGATTGACGAAGTGATAAAAATTAGAGCGGCAGACGAAAACGAGGGAATTAATCAGGAGGTAGAAGTAGAAGCCAGGGCGGTAGAGCAAGCTCGGGAAATTGCAAGGGCAGTGGAAAGTGGGACTGACAAAGACTGA